Proteins encoded by one window of Rutidosis leptorrhynchoides isolate AG116_Rl617_1_P2 chromosome 7, CSIRO_AGI_Rlap_v1, whole genome shotgun sequence:
- the LOC139856908 gene encoding autophagy-related protein 18h-like, producing the protein MRGNQNKANNNNNKIDNNNDNNNSSDNRGSIIPNSFRFISSYIKTVRSAGASVSGDSSDELPKDQVLYSCFDKLELSSSIIKHVLLLGYSNGFQVLDVDDGSNFRELVSTRDDPVTFLQIQPTPEENKGHEGFKMSHPLLLVVASEETNLSGPSHNERDESQIESSISSRAVRFYSLKSHSYVHVLRFRSNVYMVRCSQRIVAVGLASQIYCFDALTLESKFSVLTYPISQLGGQGLSGINIGYGPMAVGPRWLAYASNNPLMLNTGRLSPQNLSSSPGVSPSTSPGSGSLIARYAMESSKQLATGLINLANKKSGRAVAHTTENANAGMVVIKDFVSKEVISQFRAHTSPISALCFDPSGTLLVTASVHGNNINIFRILPSSSQNESGNQTFNWNSAHVHLYKLHRGMTSAVIQDICFSQYSQWISIVSSRGTCHIFLLSPFGGETSIQLHNSKVNRRALSAFVTVPWWFTSSFTKDQSLSPPPPAAITLSVVSRIKNVNWINTVSSVASGKTSVPPGAIAATFHSSCRNSEPAVLNADTLEHLLVYTPSGYVIQYELLPSIGDQGESSLRMGNASQAQAQAQDEEMRVKVDPLQWWDVCRRTDWPEKEEFIGGAGPNRHGLPETVFTNSDDDDTKHQERSRWYLSHAEVQIRSGRVPVWQNSKVHFYVMSPQLCEEISDGGEVDIEAIPVNEVEVKQKDLLPVFDSSLLVHPGWTDDRVFAAGRYFASSSNVGSNDEKIPQNSSVSRGSSLVAAHLQNLEQTEPKLSYPILASAVNNNYGVNRLSSVTGVDDTLSSSLDDIMNSPSPIDGSIAPARVVLSSESIVTSDTSNPGSNRSDLSMNIVDEVPMHEDMLEFGHDFQEEYCKLPTKEKTYVDGNDSLHQRNESEKDGDSDDMLGGVFEFSEEC; encoded by the exons ATGAGGGGAAACCAAAAtaaagctaataataataataataaaattgataataataatgataacaataatagcaGTGATAATCGTGGTTCTATAATTCCTAATTCGTTTAGATTCATTTCTTCTTATATAAAAACCGTTAGGTCCGCCGGAGCATCCGTTTCCGGTGACTCTTCCGATGAACTTCCTAAAGATcag GTTCTGTATTCCTGCTTTGATAAACTAGAGCTCAGTTCATCAATTATCAAACATGTCCTCTTACTTGGTTACTCCAACGGCTTTCAAGTTCTCGATGTCGACGATGGCTCTAATTTTCGAGAACTCGTTTCAACTCGTGATGATCCAGTCACATTTTTACAAATTCAGCCTACACCTGAAGAAAACAAGGGTCATGAGGGATTCAAAATGTCACACCCTTTGCTTTTGGTTGTGGCTAGTGAAGAGACAAACCTTTCAGGCCCTTCACACAATGAACGAGACGAATCTCAAATAGAAAGTTCCATCTCTTCTAGAGCTGTTCGGTTTTACTCATTAAAGTCGCACAGTTATGTTCATGTCTTGCGGTTCCGTTCAAATGTGTATATGGTTAGATGCAGTCAACGCATAGTAGCTGTAGGTCTTGCCTCACAA ATATATTGTTTTGATGCTCTTACTCTTGAAAGTAAGTTTAGTGTCCTCACATATCCAATATCTCAGTTGGGAGGACAAGGACTGTCTGGGATTAATATCGGCTATGGACCAATGGCTGTGGGGCCTAGGTGGCTGGCTTATGCTTCCAACAACCCATTAATGTTAAATACAGGACGATTAAGTCCTCAAAATTTAAGTTCTTCTCCAGGTGTTAGTCCTTCAACCTCACCAGGCAGTGGAAGTTTGATTGCTCGATACGCCATGGAGTCCAGTAAGCAGTTGGCTACTGGGCTCATTAATCTGGCCAACAAGAAATCTGGTAGGGCCGTGGCTCATACAACTGAAAATGCTAATGCTGGAATG GTTGTGATTAAAGATTTTGTATCAAAAGAGGTTATTTCTCAATTTAGGGCCCACACAAGTCCCATATCTGCACTTTGTTTTGACCCGAGTGGGACTCTTCTGGTGACTGCATCAGTACACGGTAACAATATCAATATATTCCGAATTCTTCCATCGTCCTCGCAAAACGAATCAGGCAACCAAACCTTCAACTGGAACTCTGCTCATGTTCATCTTTACAAACTCCACCGTGGCATGACATCAGCT GTGATACAAGATATTTGTTTTAGTCAATATAGTCAATGGATATCCATTGTTTCATCTAGAGGCACATGCCATATTTTCTTATTATCTCCTTTTGGTGGGGAGACAAGTATTCAGTTACATAACTCTAAAGTTAACAGACGTGCACTTTCGGCATTTGTAACCGTACCTTGGTGGTTTACATCGTCTTTTACGAAAGATCAATCGTTGTCACCACCACCACCAGCCGCCATCACTTTATCTGTCGTTAGCAGAATAAAAAATGTCAATTGGATTAATACGGTAAGCAGTGTTGCATCTGGAAAGACATCTGTGCCACCAGGCGCCATTGCCGCCACATTTCACAGTTCGTGTCGAAATTCGGAACCTGCGGTCTTAAATGCGGATACGTTAGAACATCTGCTCGTGTATACACCATCTGGCTATGTAATCCAGTATGAGCTATTGCCATCTATAGGAGATCAAGGTGAATCTTCTTTGAGGATGGGAAACGCTTCACAGGCCCAAGCCCAGGCCCAAGATGAAGAGATGCGAGTGAAAGTTGACCCGCTTCAGTGGTGGGATGTTTGCCGAAGAACAGATTGGCCAGAAAAAGAAGAGTTTATTGGTGGGGCGGGTCCCAATAGACACGGTCTTCCAGAAACTGTTTTTACTAATTCTGATGATGACGATACTAAACATCAGGAACGATCCCGTTGGTATCTTTCTCATGCTGAGGTGCAAATAAGGTCCGGGAGAGTTCCTGTATGGCAAAATTCCAAG GTACATTTTTATGTGATGTCCCCACAGTTATGCGAAGAGATTAGTGACGGTGGAGAGGTTGATATTGAAGCAATACCGGTGAACGAAGTTGAAGTCAAGCAGAAAGATTTACTGCCTGTTTTTGACAGCTCTCTTCTTGTTCATCCTGGTTGGACCGATGACCG AGTCTTTGCTGCTGGTAGATATTTTGCTTCGTCTTCCAATGTTGGTAGCAATGACGAAAAGATTCCTCAAAATTCTTCAGTCTCTCGTG GTTCATCACTGGTAGCTGCACACTTGCAAAACTTAGAGCAGACAGAACCAAAACTATCTTATCCTATTCTCGCTTCAGCTGTAAATAATAACTATGGGGTGAATAGGCTAAGTTCTGTTACTGGAGTTGACGATACGTTATCGTCTAGTCTTGATGACATCATGAATTCGCCATCTCCCATTGACGGCTCAATTGCTCCTGCTAGAGTAGTTCTATCTTCAGAAAGCATTGTGACTAGTGACACCTCGAACCCAGGTTCTAACCGTTCTGATTTGAGTATGAATATCGTTGATGAAGTTCCAATGCATGAAGATATGTTAGAATTTGGTCATGATTTTCAAGAAGAATATTGCAAACTACCGACTAAGGAAAAAACTTATGTTGATGGCAACGATAGCCTCCATCAGAGGAACGAATCCGAGAAAGATGGTGATAGTGATGATATGCTTGGAGGTGTGTTTGAGTTTTCTGAAGAAT GTTGA